In Leptospira sp. WS58.C1, a single genomic region encodes these proteins:
- a CDS encoding efflux RND transporter periplasmic adaptor subunit, giving the protein MKISLPFDRWILPFKERPKLLVLGFLLIILLFILLIWRTRNSYKDTSEIIQGSIIESVYGLATVSSSEVYHLRIAIPSAIRKIFVEEGDQVQEGTPLVEFDSFGTMRSPFAGVVTNVAYETKETVVPQTPVVTVMDLKKRYLAVSLEEKGAVKVKKGQRVRIRFEALGDKQFEGEVKSVYPADGQFQVHIIPSGIPPEILPGMTADIAIETSSKQNVILLPIKGIKSGKIKILENGKVRVEEVVTGLMNGEYAELVSGDVSLGDKVLVQEDK; this is encoded by the coding sequence ATGAAAATTTCTCTTCCATTTGATCGTTGGATCCTTCCGTTCAAGGAAAGACCTAAACTTTTAGTTTTGGGCTTTCTTCTTATAATCTTACTTTTCATTCTTCTTATTTGGCGCACTAGGAATTCCTACAAGGACACTTCGGAGATCATCCAAGGCTCCATTATAGAATCCGTATATGGTCTTGCAACCGTCAGCTCTTCGGAGGTGTATCATCTTAGGATCGCGATACCTTCTGCCATTCGAAAAATTTTTGTGGAAGAAGGAGATCAGGTCCAAGAAGGAACTCCTCTTGTCGAGTTCGACAGTTTTGGGACGATGAGATCACCTTTTGCCGGAGTGGTGACTAATGTTGCTTACGAGACGAAGGAAACCGTGGTCCCTCAAACGCCGGTCGTCACAGTGATGGATCTAAAAAAAAGATATCTGGCCGTCTCTTTGGAAGAGAAGGGGGCCGTGAAGGTCAAAAAAGGTCAACGCGTCCGTATCCGTTTCGAAGCATTAGGTGATAAACAATTCGAGGGAGAAGTAAAATCGGTCTATCCTGCAGATGGACAGTTCCAAGTGCATATCATTCCGAGCGGGATCCCGCCTGAGATCCTTCCCGGTATGACTGCGGATATTGCGATAGAAACTTCGAGTAAGCAAAACGTAATATTGCTTCCGATCAAAGGGATCAAATCCGGTAAAATTAAAATATTAGAAAACGGTAAAGTTCGTGTTGAAGAGGTCGTAACGGGCCTCATGAACGGGGAATACGCTGAACTTGTTTCCGGAGATGTAAGTTTAGGAGATAAGGTGCTTGTCCAGGAGGATAAATGA
- a CDS encoding ABC transporter permease — MLFIALRQMSARKKQTILTLLGIILGATAYIVISGIMLGLREYLIDQLVNNDAHIRISSQVKIIGEKDLDQVLFHPKEIPFWSVPPSGRRDTEQIENQAGWQKKVASDSDVEASSPQLQIKVIYRRGKIAEAGRIIGVKPEAQAKVARIKENIIQGDFLEIKESGNKLVIGEGLRLLLGARISDTVYISTGKSEPIPFKIAASFQMGNKAVDDSTAFANLGDVQSLNQTPNRISDITVRLKEVSKATPKARAWAESGDVKVQSWEDVNATFISLFKMQDAIRYALVGTILLVAGFGIYNILNIVIGQKRKEIAILRSIGYEAGDVLKIFLIQGLILGVAGGVLGMVLGNLICRRLEHVSFSNPLMQTKSGMMMVSFAPSIYFQAFLLAFIATLIASIFPARSASKLSPIEIIRGE; from the coding sequence ATGTTGTTTATCGCTCTTAGGCAGATGTCTGCTCGGAAAAAACAAACCATACTTACCTTACTTGGGATAATCTTAGGAGCGACCGCTTATATAGTTATCTCTGGGATCATGTTAGGCCTAAGAGAATATCTGATAGATCAACTTGTGAATAACGACGCTCATATTAGGATCTCTTCCCAGGTAAAAATTATCGGAGAGAAGGATCTGGATCAGGTACTTTTCCATCCTAAGGAAATACCTTTTTGGTCCGTTCCACCTTCCGGGAGAAGGGACACGGAACAGATCGAGAACCAAGCTGGATGGCAGAAAAAAGTCGCCTCCGACTCGGATGTGGAAGCGAGTTCTCCTCAACTTCAGATAAAAGTAATATATAGAAGAGGTAAGATTGCAGAAGCAGGAAGGATCATCGGTGTAAAACCCGAAGCCCAGGCTAAAGTCGCTAGGATCAAAGAGAATATTATCCAAGGTGATTTTTTGGAGATTAAAGAAAGTGGTAACAAATTAGTGATAGGTGAAGGATTGAGATTGTTACTCGGAGCCAGAATCTCGGATACTGTTTATATCAGCACTGGAAAATCGGAACCAATCCCTTTTAAAATTGCCGCTTCTTTCCAAATGGGAAATAAGGCGGTCGATGATAGTACCGCATTCGCAAATTTGGGAGATGTCCAAAGTTTAAACCAAACTCCCAACCGTATTAGCGATATAACGGTTCGTCTTAAGGAAGTTTCCAAGGCGACTCCTAAGGCTAGAGCATGGGCAGAGTCCGGAGACGTAAAAGTGCAGAGCTGGGAAGATGTAAACGCCACATTTATTTCCCTTTTTAAAATGCAGGATGCGATTCGCTATGCTTTGGTTGGGACCATTCTTCTTGTGGCGGGATTCGGAATTTATAATATTCTGAACATAGTGATCGGTCAAAAAAGAAAAGAGATAGCAATCCTTAGATCTATTGGGTACGAGGCCGGGGATGTCTTAAAAATATTCCTGATCCAGGGTTTGATCCTGGGAGTGGCCGGTGGAGTTTTAGGAATGGTTTTAGGAAATCTGATCTGCAGAAGGTTGGAGCATGTGTCTTTTTCCAATCCTCTCATGCAAACCAAATCCGGTATGATGATGGTATCCTTTGCGCCTTCTATTTATTTCCAAGCTTTCTTGCTCGCCTTCATTGCAACTTTGATCGCGAGTATCTTTCCGGCAAGATCCGCGAGTAAACTGTCTCCTATAGAGATCATTCGGGGCGAATAA
- a CDS encoding ABC transporter ATP-binding protein, giving the protein MGIILENVKKSFGKPPIDVIKGISLGIQEGEFVSLTGKSGSGKSTLLYLISSLDDPSQGIISIDGRKISSLSQTDLHSFRNLHMGFVFQFHYLLPEFTALENVLMPALKAGKLNEKKEDAIRLLKRFDLGDKLDHIPSKLSGGQMQRVSIARALVMKPRYLFADEPTGALDSANAKIVMDIFKDINKTEGTTVIMVTHDVDFAKSAKRRIKLVDGLISNGKGEK; this is encoded by the coding sequence ATGGGGATCATATTAGAAAACGTTAAAAAGAGTTTTGGAAAACCTCCTATTGATGTGATTAAAGGGATCAGCCTTGGGATCCAAGAAGGTGAGTTTGTTTCTTTAACAGGAAAATCCGGCTCTGGCAAAAGTACACTTTTGTATTTGATTAGCAGTTTGGACGACCCTTCTCAAGGTATTATCAGTATAGATGGAAGGAAGATCAGTTCCTTGTCCCAAACGGATCTGCATTCTTTTCGAAATCTTCACATGGGATTCGTATTCCAATTTCATTATCTTCTTCCCGAGTTTACCGCTTTGGAGAATGTCTTGATGCCTGCTTTAAAGGCGGGTAAACTTAATGAAAAAAAAGAAGATGCGATCCGACTTTTAAAACGATTCGATCTGGGAGACAAGTTGGATCATATCCCTTCCAAACTTTCCGGCGGGCAGATGCAAAGGGTTTCAATTGCCAGAGCTTTGGTAATGAAGCCTCGATATCTTTTTGCAGACGAACCTACCGGGGCCTTGGATTCCGCGAACGCGAAAATCGTTATGGATATCTTTAAGGATATTAACAAAACGGAGGGAACCACGGTGATTATGGTCACTCATGATGTTGATTTTGCTAAATCTGCAAAAAGGCGGATCAAACTTGTGGACGGTCTGATCTCCAACGGAAAGGGGGAGAAATGA
- a CDS encoding TetR/AcrR family transcriptional regulator, which translates to MIERILERTFLLFLSSGFAKTNTDQIAKHIGISKRTLYKYYDTKDKLIDSVFELMRSKVQSKFDKVLQDKTKDPIDRLKEILFFISDLGSKMSKTFAKDIEMVRPDLFVTMREFRKQRILSLSDLLREGQKAGQIRKDVTPELTIDILLAAVDGILNPTYLFQSPYSNTMAFDAIVTIFLEGVQEKH; encoded by the coding sequence ATGATAGAAAGAATTCTAGAAAGGACCTTTCTTCTTTTTTTATCCTCCGGTTTTGCAAAGACGAATACGGACCAGATCGCAAAACATATCGGTATCAGTAAAAGAACATTATATAAATATTATGATACCAAGGACAAACTCATCGATTCCGTTTTTGAACTGATGAGATCTAAGGTCCAATCAAAGTTTGATAAGGTCTTACAGGACAAAACTAAGGACCCGATCGATCGTCTAAAAGAGATCTTATTTTTCATTTCGGATCTTGGATCTAAAATGTCCAAAACATTTGCCAAGGACATCGAGATGGTGCGTCCGGACCTATTCGTTACTATGAGAGAGTTTAGGAAACAAAGGATTTTGAGTTTATCAGACCTTCTCCGGGAAGGACAAAAAGCGGGTCAGATCCGAAAAGATGTCACACCGGAACTGACGATCGATATTCTGTTAGCTGCCGTCGATGGAATATTAAATCCGACGTACTTATTCCAAAGTCCTTATTCGAATACGATGGCATTCGATGCGATCGTTACCATCTTCTTAGAAGGAGTGCAAGAAAAACATTAG
- the prfB gene encoding peptide chain release factor 2, which produces MEVKNAKELKRLSKELQENFLNRWKLLNLDKDQDQLKSFNDRIAEPSFWDNPDQAKSISQRKTELERKLDPWVNIRRDILDFPDLVELTFDEKGEEGVDELSSEYQRLKTEFERLELLGALNEPEDMKPAFLNIHPGAGGTESQDWAEMLFRMYLKYFDKKGYQYSVVDFQEGDGAGIKNATIHVIGDFAYGFMKCENGVHRLVRISPFDANKRRHTSFVSVHVSPELDDDIDIKIEDKDIRVDVYRSSGAGGQHVNTTDSAVRITHIPSGIVVACQNERSQIKNRDTAFKMLKARLYELEQERLKDDLEKKSGEKKDIAWGSQIRSYVFHPYNMVKDHRTDHETGNVQAVMDGDIEPFIMAYLKTL; this is translated from the coding sequence ATGGAAGTTAAGAACGCCAAGGAACTGAAGCGCCTCTCTAAAGAACTTCAAGAGAATTTTTTAAATCGCTGGAAACTCCTGAACCTGGACAAAGACCAGGACCAACTTAAATCTTTTAACGATCGTATCGCGGAGCCTAGTTTTTGGGACAATCCTGATCAGGCAAAATCGATCAGTCAAAGAAAAACGGAATTAGAAAGAAAATTAGATCCTTGGGTCAATATCCGCAGAGATATATTAGATTTTCCTGATTTAGTAGAACTCACATTCGATGAAAAGGGAGAGGAAGGGGTAGACGAACTCAGTTCCGAATACCAAAGGTTAAAGACTGAATTCGAAAGGTTGGAACTTCTAGGTGCGCTAAACGAACCGGAAGATATGAAACCTGCATTCTTAAATATCCATCCCGGCGCCGGCGGAACGGAAAGCCAGGACTGGGCAGAGATGCTTTTCAGAATGTATCTGAAATACTTCGATAAAAAAGGATACCAATACAGCGTTGTGGACTTCCAAGAAGGAGACGGCGCTGGGATCAAGAACGCCACCATACACGTGATAGGCGATTTTGCTTACGGATTTATGAAATGTGAGAATGGAGTGCATCGTTTGGTGAGGATCTCTCCTTTTGATGCGAACAAACGTAGACATACTTCCTTCGTATCGGTTCACGTGAGTCCCGAATTGGACGATGATATAGATATCAAGATAGAAGACAAAGATATCCGAGTGGATGTGTATCGATCTTCCGGAGCAGGCGGGCAGCACGTTAACACTACAGATTCCGCGGTCCGTATCACACATATTCCAAGCGGTATAGTGGTCGCCTGCCAGAACGAAAGGTCCCAGATCAAAAACAGGGACACTGCTTTTAAAATGTTAAAAGCAAGACTTTACGAACTGGAACAAGAAAGGTTAAAAGACGATCTGGAAAAAAAGTCGGGAGAAAAAAAGGACATTGCTTGGGGAAGCCAGATCCGTTCTTATGTATTCCATCCTTATAATATGGTGAAAGACCATCGTACGGATCACGAAACCGGGAACGTACAAGCGGTTATGGACGGGGATATAGAACCGTTTATCATGGCTTATTTAAAAACTCTCTAA
- the purD gene encoding phosphoribosylamine--glycine ligase: MSKILLIGSGGRESAIAYKLRQSPKLSQLYVFPGNGGFPDSEVLAPNSFDLKNKTSVQSFIQKNEYDLVVVGPEDPLVDGIGDWLAEIGVPVFGPSAYCAQIEGSKEFAKSLMIEAGVPTAKYASFENYESALSYVEKEGAPIVIKADGLAAGKGVTVCSELSQAIQALKEIFLDNKFGRSGSKVVIEEFMEGQEASIFAISDGNTYFTLPAAQDHKRAYDGDLGPNTGGMGAYCPAPIVTKETLEKVNTLIFQPVFEIFRKKGNPYKGLLYAGLMIDTNGNPRVVEFNCRFGDPETQCVLPMLEGDLLEIFQASAKGALGEVKIGLRPGASTVVVLAAEGYPDSYEKNIPLNLPETNSKDLVVFHAGTSKKDGNLISTGGRILGISSYGKDLKESVDKVYSYLNGFKISKTFFRKDIASKAL; this comes from the coding sequence ATGTCTAAGATCCTTTTAATCGGCTCTGGAGGTCGTGAAAGCGCCATCGCTTATAAGCTTCGCCAGTCCCCTAAACTCAGTCAATTGTATGTTTTCCCGGGAAACGGAGGATTTCCTGATTCCGAGGTTTTAGCTCCGAATTCTTTCGACCTGAAGAACAAAACTTCGGTCCAAAGCTTCATTCAAAAAAATGAATATGATTTAGTGGTAGTGGGACCTGAAGATCCGTTAGTGGACGGGATCGGAGACTGGTTGGCGGAGATAGGCGTTCCTGTTTTCGGTCCTTCCGCTTATTGCGCACAAATTGAAGGCTCCAAAGAATTTGCAAAATCCTTAATGATAGAAGCCGGAGTGCCGACTGCAAAGTACGCCTCTTTCGAAAATTATGAATCCGCTCTTTCTTATGTAGAAAAAGAAGGAGCGCCTATCGTAATCAAGGCGGACGGCCTTGCCGCAGGCAAAGGTGTGACTGTTTGTAGCGAACTTTCACAAGCAATACAAGCGTTAAAAGAGATCTTTTTAGATAATAAATTCGGAAGAAGCGGATCCAAAGTTGTTATAGAAGAGTTCATGGAAGGACAAGAAGCTTCTATTTTTGCGATCAGCGACGGCAATACTTACTTCACTCTTCCTGCGGCCCAAGATCACAAAAGAGCGTATGACGGAGATCTTGGACCGAACACGGGCGGAATGGGTGCCTATTGCCCTGCCCCTATAGTCACCAAAGAAACATTAGAAAAAGTAAATACACTAATCTTCCAGCCCGTATTTGAGATCTTTCGCAAGAAAGGGAATCCGTATAAAGGACTTTTATACGCCGGATTAATGATCGACACCAATGGTAATCCTAGGGTAGTAGAGTTCAATTGTAGATTCGGTGACCCGGAGACACAATGTGTATTACCCATGTTGGAAGGCGACTTGTTGGAAATATTCCAAGCATCTGCCAAAGGGGCACTCGGAGAAGTAAAAATCGGTTTGAGACCCGGAGCGTCCACCGTAGTCGTTTTAGCCGCGGAAGGTTACCCCGATTCTTATGAAAAGAATATTCCTTTAAATTTGCCGGAAACGAATAGTAAAGATCTAGTCGTTTTTCATGCGGGCACTTCAAAAAAGGATGGAAACTTAATATCGACAGGTGGAAGAATTCTAGGAATCTCTTCCTACGGTAAGGATTTAAAAGAATCGGTGGATAAGGTTTATTCTTATCTCAACGGTTTCAAAATTTCCAAAACCTTTTTCCGTAAGGACATCGCGAGTAAAGCTCTTTAA
- a CDS encoding valine--tRNA ligase translates to MKKQISDRYEPTSVEPKWISLWEKEKSFEPNLKADQSFTIVLPPPNVTGSLHIGHALNHTIQDILIRIERKKGKSALWVPGTDHAGIATQVVVERELAKEGKKRTDFTREEFEKKVWDWKEHSGGMIQNQQRLLGESVDWSRARFTMDEGLSKAVFKVFKTLYDEGLIYRGERIINWCPKTLTAISDLEVEYREVKGKLYHLRYPIVGQPGKYLIVATTRPETMFGDVAVAAHPDDERYKSLKGAELELPLTDRKIPLLFDSFVDKEFGSGLVKITPAHDPNDFEAGQRLGLKPLLVMNPNATLNENAGKYAGLERFVARKKVIDDLQALGLVEKIEEHTHSIGHNSRGGEIIEPYLSTQWFCKMKPLAELAIQAVQSGETEFVPKLWEKTFFEWMNNIRDWCISRQLWWGHRIPAYHCKNCKHIEVSETKVNNCPKCNSTEVEQDTDVLDTWFSSQLWPFSTLGWPENTEDLKKFYPTSVLVTGFDIIFFWVARMIMMGKKFTGKTPFAKVIIHGLVRDKEGKKFSKSIGNVIDPLDMMNKYGTDSFRFFLAATLPEAKDVLFDESRLDGYRSFCNKIWNSSRFILMNLEADWKLEDLESKYGSKLEPMDKWILHKFNETLANYEKAYSKFLFFEMASQIYDFVWGDFCDWYIELVKPRIYGKLGEESKEIAKQVLASILIKALGLLHPFMPFLTEEIYEVFSEGDFLIQTPFPTSYNVSKEDEGVLKTIILQDVVTQIRVQRAENGVPLDKKCKVILKSSQSLVASAVKDFEFSILQLARLESIEVNANYAGEKTDSVGAFRFGEVILPLAGMIDFEKERARIDKELQKLIQEEEKLASKLGNENFIAKANPDVIEKEKEKLKNVRDKKEVLQKGLEKLG, encoded by the coding sequence ATGAAGAAACAAATCAGCGATCGTTACGAACCTACCAGTGTAGAACCGAAATGGATCTCTCTCTGGGAGAAGGAAAAAAGTTTTGAGCCGAACCTCAAAGCAGACCAATCTTTTACCATCGTTCTTCCTCCCCCTAATGTGACCGGAAGCCTTCATATCGGTCACGCACTCAATCATACGATCCAAGATATTCTGATCCGAATTGAGCGTAAAAAAGGAAAATCCGCTCTTTGGGTACCAGGCACCGACCACGCCGGGATCGCTACCCAAGTAGTTGTAGAGAGAGAACTCGCAAAAGAAGGCAAAAAAAGAACCGACTTCACCAGAGAAGAATTCGAAAAAAAAGTTTGGGATTGGAAGGAACACTCAGGTGGAATGATCCAAAACCAGCAAAGGCTTTTGGGAGAATCGGTAGATTGGTCCCGCGCCAGATTTACCATGGACGAAGGATTGTCCAAAGCCGTTTTCAAGGTTTTCAAGACATTATATGACGAAGGTTTAATATACAGGGGAGAAAGGATCATCAACTGGTGTCCTAAAACTCTGACCGCTATTTCCGATCTGGAAGTGGAATATAGAGAAGTAAAGGGCAAACTTTACCATTTACGTTATCCTATCGTCGGTCAACCGGGCAAATACCTGATCGTTGCCACTACAAGACCGGAAACAATGTTCGGAGACGTCGCAGTTGCGGCTCATCCTGACGATGAAAGATATAAATCCTTAAAAGGTGCGGAGTTGGAACTCCCACTTACGGATAGAAAGATCCCGCTCTTATTCGATTCTTTCGTAGATAAAGAATTCGGATCAGGATTGGTTAAGATCACTCCCGCTCACGATCCGAACGACTTTGAAGCAGGACAAAGATTAGGGCTTAAACCATTACTAGTGATGAATCCGAATGCGACCCTGAACGAGAACGCAGGAAAATACGCAGGATTAGAAAGATTTGTCGCTCGTAAAAAAGTCATCGATGATTTGCAAGCTTTGGGTCTCGTAGAAAAGATAGAAGAACATACTCATTCGATCGGTCATAACTCCAGAGGCGGGGAAATTATAGAACCTTACTTATCCACTCAATGGTTCTGCAAAATGAAACCTCTTGCCGAACTCGCTATCCAAGCGGTTCAATCCGGAGAAACCGAATTTGTTCCGAAACTCTGGGAAAAAACTTTCTTCGAATGGATGAACAATATTAGAGATTGGTGCATTTCTCGCCAATTATGGTGGGGACATCGTATCCCAGCTTACCATTGCAAAAATTGCAAACATATAGAAGTTTCCGAAACAAAAGTAAACAACTGTCCTAAATGTAATTCCACGGAAGTGGAACAAGACACGGATGTTTTAGACACTTGGTTCTCTTCTCAGCTTTGGCCATTCTCTACTTTAGGTTGGCCTGAAAATACGGAAGATCTCAAAAAATTCTATCCCACTTCGGTCCTCGTAACCGGATTCGATATCATATTCTTCTGGGTTGCCAGAATGATCATGATGGGTAAAAAATTTACCGGCAAGACCCCTTTTGCGAAAGTGATCATTCACGGATTAGTAAGAGATAAAGAAGGTAAGAAGTTTTCCAAATCCATAGGGAACGTTATCGATCCTTTGGATATGATGAATAAATACGGAACGGATTCTTTCCGCTTCTTCTTGGCCGCTACTTTACCGGAAGCTAAAGACGTCCTATTCGACGAAAGCAGGTTGGACGGTTATCGTTCATTCTGTAATAAGATCTGGAACTCCAGTCGTTTTATCCTAATGAATTTGGAGGCGGACTGGAAACTAGAAGATCTAGAATCCAAGTACGGCTCCAAATTGGAACCGATGGATAAATGGATCCTTCACAAATTTAACGAAACTCTTGCGAATTACGAAAAAGCATATTCCAAATTCCTGTTTTTCGAAATGGCTTCTCAGATCTATGATTTCGTTTGGGGAGATTTCTGCGATTGGTACATCGAGTTGGTAAAGCCCAGAATTTACGGAAAGCTGGGCGAAGAATCCAAAGAGATCGCAAAACAAGTACTTGCAAGTATTTTAATTAAGGCGTTAGGACTTCTCCATCCTTTTATGCCTTTCTTAACAGAGGAAATATACGAAGTTTTCAGCGAAGGAGATTTTTTGATCCAAACTCCTTTCCCGACTTCTTATAATGTTTCCAAAGAAGACGAAGGTGTTCTGAAAACGATTATTTTACAAGATGTAGTAACTCAGATCCGTGTCCAAAGAGCGGAGAATGGGGTTCCATTAGATAAAAAATGTAAGGTGATCTTGAAATCTTCGCAGTCATTGGTCGCATCTGCAGTAAAAGACTTTGAGTTTTCTATCCTACAACTTGCTCGGTTGGAAAGTATAGAAGTTAACGCAAACTATGCAGGAGAAAAGACGGACTCCGTAGGGGCTTTCCGCTTCGGAGAAGTTATTCTTCCTTTGGCAGGAATGATAGACTTCGAAAAAGAAAGAGCACGTATCGATAAAGAATTGCAAAAGTTGATCCAAGAAGAGGAAAAACTCGCTTCCAAATTAGGGAATGAGAACTTCATTGCAAAAGCGAATCCGGATGTGATCGAAAAAGAAAAAGAAAAACTAAAAAACGTCCGTGATAAAAAAGAAGTTCTCCAAAAAGGTTTGGAAAAACTAGGTTAA
- a CDS encoding iron chaperone, protein MLLYALVPTLPRLDSNSNPDVEDYLEKTPSMRSEKLKDLVDSIREEFSDLRESLKYGMPTFERNGRWVAFSNHKNHLSVYFCEESFVRAFRAKFPKSENGKNCVLIKDKEKFPSSYLKTLLKKTLQ, encoded by the coding sequence ATGTTACTTTATGCTTTAGTTCCCACACTCCCCAGATTGGATTCTAATTCAAATCCGGACGTGGAGGACTATTTAGAAAAAACTCCTTCCATGAGGAGTGAAAAATTAAAGGATTTGGTGGATTCGATCCGCGAAGAATTTTCGGATCTAAGAGAAAGTCTGAAATATGGTATGCCTACTTTCGAGAGGAATGGGCGATGGGTCGCATTCTCGAACCATAAAAACCATCTTTCTGTCTATTTCTGCGAAGAATCTTTTGTCAGGGCATTTCGTGCCAAGTTTCCCAAGTCGGAAAACGGTAAGAATTGTGTATTGATCAAGGATAAGGAGAAGTTCCCTTCTTCTTATTTGAAAACCTTGCTAAAAAAGACCTTACAATAA
- a CDS encoding TetR/AcrR family transcriptional regulator, with protein sequence MIPAKISTKERILNESRRLFFEKGYETTSIQDILSALDIAKGTFYHHFQSKEELLEEIAVQFAKEGHAAMQAEIGDLGSEGTGLEKLRQALIVARNWKKGKSEEIRFLLESLFSASNLQLRDKIRRKSVDLSFPLFASLIVEGQQDGSLKSQLRADHLTSIVFDLSDALGEKVAFYLLGKSKDSEEDIYDLMLSYHKTIEDLLGCPEGGLDYFSREDWSELARLFKGGAVSTPSLEPLPLVANAG encoded by the coding sequence ATGATCCCAGCAAAAATCTCCACAAAAGAAAGAATTCTCAACGAATCCAGACGGCTATTCTTTGAAAAAGGGTACGAAACCACATCCATCCAGGATATTCTATCCGCTTTAGATATAGCTAAAGGAACCTTTTACCACCACTTCCAATCTAAAGAAGAACTTTTAGAAGAGATCGCAGTGCAATTCGCAAAAGAAGGCCACGCCGCGATGCAAGCAGAGATTGGAGATTTGGGATCTGAAGGCACCGGTTTGGAAAAACTCCGCCAAGCGCTCATAGTTGCAAGAAACTGGAAAAAAGGAAAATCAGAAGAGATCCGTTTTCTTCTAGAATCTCTTTTCTCCGCCAGCAATCTTCAATTAAGGGATAAGATAAGACGCAAATCCGTAGACTTAAGTTTTCCGTTATTCGCTTCTTTGATCGTAGAAGGCCAACAGGACGGTTCTCTCAAAAGCCAATTGAGAGCAGACCACCTGACGTCCATCGTTTTCGACCTAAGCGATGCTTTGGGAGAAAAAGTAGCCTTCTACCTTTTAGGAAAAAGTAAAGATTCGGAAGAGGATATCTACGATCTGATGCTTTCTTATCACAAGACGATAGAAGATCTGCTCGGCTGTCCGGAAGGCGGATTGGATTATTTTAGCAGAGAAGATTGGAGCGAACTCGCTCGACTTTTCAAAGGTGGTGCCGTTTCTACCCCAAGCTTGGAACCGTTACCATTAGTTGCGAACGCAGGTTAA